A genomic segment from Castor canadensis chromosome 1, mCasCan1.hap1v2, whole genome shotgun sequence encodes:
- the Gjb7 gene encoding gap junction beta-7 protein → MSWMFLRDLLSGVNKYSTGIGRIWLAVVFIFRLLVYIVAAEHVWKDEQKEFECNIRQPGCENVCFDYFFPISQIRLWALQLIMVSTPSLLVVLHVAYREGRERRHRRKLYVSPGTMDGGLWYTYLISLIVKTGFEIGFLLLFYKLYGGFSVPYIMKCDLTPCPNTVDCFVSKPTEKTVFIFFLVIASCLCIVLNFIELSFLVLKCFIKCCLQKCSKKLNSSVCEDYNLRYVECGETGVPSLLHNHHSSLAIDTLQKPEEKLLYDTRDED, encoded by the coding sequence ATGAGTTGGATGTTCCTCAGAGACCTCCTAAGTGGAGTGAATAAATACTCCACTGGGATCGGGCGCATCTGGCTGGCTGTTGTGTTCATCTTCCGTTTGCTAGTCTACATAGTAGCAGCAGAGCACGTGTGGAAGGATGAGCAGAAAGAGTTTGAGTGCAACATTAGACAGCCTGGTTGTGAAAATGTATGCTTTGACTACTTCTTCCCTATCTCCCAGATCAGACTTTGGGCCTTACAACTGATTATGGTCTCCACGCCTTCTCTCCTGGTGGTTCTACATGTAGCCTATCGTGAAGGTAGAGAGAGAAGGCACAGAAGGAAACTCTATGTTAGCCCAGGCACCATGGATGGGGGCCTATGGTACACTTATCTGATCAGTCTTATTGTTAAAACTGGTTTTGAAAttggctttcttcttttattttataagctGTACGGTGGTTTTAGTGTTCCCTACATTATGAAGTGTGATTTGACACCTTGTCCCAACACTGTGGACTGCTTTGTCTCCAAACCCACTGAGAAAActgtcttcatcttcttcttGGTCATTGCTTCATGCTTGTGCATTGTGTTGAATTTCATTGAACTGAGCTTTTTGGTTCTTAAATGCTTTATAAAGTGCTGTCtccaaaaatgttctaaaaaactaaattcctcaGTATGTGAGGACTACAACCTCAGATATGTTGAATGTGGTGAGACAGGTGTCCCTTCCCTACTCCACAATCATCACTCAAGCTTGGCCATAGACACACTCCAGAAACCTGAGGAAAAGCTACTTTATGACACACGAGATGAggattaa